The following is a genomic window from Solanum lycopersicum chromosome 6, SLM_r2.1.
AGTACTTCTCGAAGCAGCTCAATTAGGTTAGGTTCTGTAGGAAATAATGGTGTTGCAGGACGCACCACTAAGTTCAATGCCAGAACCCTGGGGCATTGCCGCAATGTCCATGATAGGATACGCATATTGCGTGAACATTGGAATGGTTTTCGAAGTGGATCCTTGAGGTTTCCTTCTAGCAAAGTGACTAATGCTAGTAGTGCTAAACTAAAACCAGTGCGTGGTAGCAATTCTGCTGAACGGCCTTTAGTATGTTGCTCGAGTCAACCAAGGACTTCTCAGCCTTCCAATCAAAATAGACCTGACAGTAAAGGGCCAACAGAGGTGAAGAAGGCGTGGAAAATGATGAATATGGCTAAGGCAATAGAACAAAATAGTGTCGGGAACAAAAGTTCTGTTCAGGCCTCAAAACATTCAGTTCAGAAGAATACTAGCTACAAAGAAGCAAGTGAATCGAGCTCAACGTCTATCAAAATGAAGATCGAACAGCATCGGCCTCCGTATATTCAAAATGTTGGTCCAGGTAGTCATTCCGAGAATGATGTTTGTAAGTTGGACATTGGATCAAAAGGTGCTTCAGGTGTATATAAAGGCTCTTCAATGTCATGCAGACCATTATATAGTGAACTTGTATCTTCGAGGGAGTCTCAGAATTCACTTCAGCCATATGTTTGTGATGCGAACAATGGACTACCATGGAAGAATAAGTCGTGTGCTGGGGCCACACATTTGAGTTCTTCTATCAGGTTGACATCAATTTCTACTACTGTAGGTCATGAGAAAGAGATCAGTTCTTCCTCGAATAGCATTGTGAATCCTCAGGAGAAACTGAAGGTCGAAAAGAGTGTAACTAAGAGAAGGGTTGAGGTGAAATCTGATGCTAAGACTGAGATCCAATCTCTTGTGAAGCTCAACCTAAAAATCTTGTGCGGGGATAAAAAGCTCGGTACGTCTTTTACTTTGTCCTGTAGTTTGCTAATGCATGTATCACTTCATTGCATTTAAATGATAAACAACTGTTGTAGCATGATGCATCTGGTCTGAGTTGGTTATTCTTTCTTCTATAGTTCTACTTGTATAACTACATATCTAAAGCAAATGGCACTATATACAAATTTGACAATGTATTCATACGCCTATAATACGTCAATCGTCGATAGCACCTTGGTACACGGAATCATCAGTCTTTTAATCTGTATGACCAAAATGTTACAGTATGATATCCAATTCTTGACTCTCCGTATGGTTTTAATCGACTTTCCTGTGTGCAGAAGTTGACACATTTAAGCAAGTTGCAAGAGTAGCTACTCATTCCATCTTAGCTGCTTGTGGTCTGGAGCACAAAACACATGGTATTTCTTCCCTTCCAGAATGTGTGTGTGTCCACAGCGAGGAAGATAAGGAACTCAGCAGATCTACTTTAATGCCTAAATCGTGCCGAGAATGTTTCTTCTTATttgtgaagaatgtggtgaATACTGTACTGTTAGACAAGAGATGAGAGGATTGTTTGTTTGCAGCATCATTAGATATTTGCCTATACTTCTTTATAGGTCGGAATTATACCATAGATAAATTAGTTCAGCTGTTCAGGGGATATTTAGCATTTTAGTGGGCTATTCTGTGTTCTGTAGACATGTTGTAAAACATAATACCTGTTATGTTTGGTAAATGACAAACtgttattttgataattatgaatcttattttgtatatatattatatatgaagtTCTCTCTTTTAAACTTGTCACTTCACATATTCATTTTGCTGCAACATAATAAATCCAAGGATTCAAGGTTGAgcaaacttgaaatatttcttgTTCAGTTTTGTTCGTCAGTGACCACCACATCATCGAGATACACACTTTTCAAGTCATTCCAAATGACAAATACGTGATATGCTATAATATCTACCCTCTCTACTATTTTGATTTTACGTCAAGATTCAATCGAACCCTTTCGATAATTAAGttgactaattttttaaaatatatttagattaGATCAACTCaatattattcaaattttgatattcaaaaattatacaaaaaaaatactattatatataatttttctcgtgttcaaatgataaagaaaatatattttaaaattcacatAGCTAGAATATTGAAAGAACGAAAAACGTCGTGTAAATTAAATTACGAGGagtatcaataaaatatataattgattctTGTCATTTTGGAGCGACGCTTCACGAAATCGGTTACCGTTATTTCTAACGGAACGTCTACCGTTATTTCTAACGGAACGTCTGATAAACGGCGTGTCCGTGAAGATGGTCCCCACTGGCACACGAGACGGCAAGGATAGTGGGAGGTTAACGGCAGGGAATGGGCGCACGTGAGGGGGTGGTCTCTTTCACAGGTCACGTGCGTTACGCAGCCTCCCACGTCATCCCTCTAATCTGGGCCTCTTGTTTTGGGCCCCTCCACCTACAAGTCCCCATCATCTCACCATATTTTCTGCATCACAAATCACTATCTCAATCCCAAACTATACATATCtacatatgtatttttaaattttatataaaatttaaatttaattaatcattttaaaatttttataaatacttataaTCATATAATTTCATTTCTTCACTTATATTTTGCGATAAATTATTAAGTTTGATCGAATCTATGGGTCGATAGATTAAGAGCACCAAAAGTGGGGACCACCAAATGAGCGCATGAGTTGGCCACGTGATTTGGGAGGCGGAACAGATGCGGTAAGTGAACATTTTTTTATCACGTGACTTTCCCGTATTTCACGGACTACACGACACGTTTCAAACACGCGCTTGTTTTCTTATACGaacaaaaatgattaattattaattaattaagctgaGAGAAAAAAAGTATTGTTAACTGATCCCTATAATGATACCCTTAAGCAGAGAATGTGTGCAACAGCCAACAcacaagaagataaagaagCTTCTCCAACTCTAcaattattattcattcattaaaaaataataattcacaaattttaaactaatgttattataaaattaaactaatgaTTGATGCTTCTTCCAGTATGATATACAAATAGATACCTCTTTACTATCTGTAAAtgcaattttcatattttataaattattttttgacaataacaaaattagaattcttaataagaaattcaatatatgaaaaatcaaattaaaatacataaactaaCTGAAAAGAATtcgatatttttattatatatagagGAAAAGCTATCATCCTTTTGGAATGGGAAATTATCGTTAgctatcctttttttttaatttaatttttatcatggAGTTGGagagataaaaacaaaattaatctCACTAATTGAGTAGATGTATTCAATTTAATGTAAAGCCAAAGTGTGTATCCCAAACTCTGAAGCACTAGAGTTGGCCTAatttctttgaagaaattatttttgtcgTTTTGTGAACAGCACGTGATTTGCAGTGTTGTAGTAGTATTAACTCGTCTTCTTGTTCAAACAAAAGTTGCGACACTGGATATATACTGCGCCACTTTTGTTTTGCCCCGCGTTAAAGTCTAATTAAttcagttttttttaaattatataaatattaaagttaaattaatttaattttgcgTTAGGTAAAATGAAGCAGGGGTATAGTTATTCTTAGATGCTATGTATTTTTTGTcgaaaaataatattgtgtatatatataaacaattaatGGAACAAAATATTATAGTGTCAGTATTTTTGATGTCTTGAAAGAGCTCGAAATGCTCATGTATTTGAATCCCAATGGCTCTCGATTTTCTCATATTCAGAATTTGAAGTCAAAACCTTTGGATAACTGAAGAACATTCTTATCCAATCGCAATAGactaattaacatatttttgataaatgtgtataaaaagatactaataaaaaaacaaatcaaatgaATTTTACTATATTGACTATTTTCGACACTAAATATAAATGTTTCACGTGATTTTTCATCCAATATAAAGTATTTCACTCTCACATCgagttgaatattttaaaagccttaaaaataaaaatcactaagattaaattatgaattcatcCATTTTATATctacataaaatatatgtattatattattaatagtaGCTAGCATGCAAAATCGTATTTTCCATATAAATTTGACACTACATAAATTGGACGTATACGCTAGCTAAGAGGAGTGCATGTTACCGATGTCTTCATCAtcgattaaaaattaaagtaaacctATAGCTCGATTAGctgattataattaattaattaattaagattattAAGTAGGACTTTGTGTGAATGCAAATTAAGAATATATAAATGGAATCCGTAAGTTAATTAAAGATAGGAGTGGACCAGCCATGCATGTTCTgctatactttttctttttttcagaaaaaggaattaagataacaaaataaagCATAAAGTTAATATAATATGAGTGATTACTTggagtaatttaatttaattaatataattatactaATATATGTTTAATGATTAACGAAAGACAACCTGTTCGGTTATAGGAGCAGTGCACCTTAATGTGAACGCTTACtttgattatatttattgtCGGTACTATATAtgctttcctttttttaatttattttattcgtgttttgtatttgtattaaattttaaataatttaaattcaaattgtgtAGACCTAATTTAAGGGATAGATACCTTGATAAaggattttttaatatttaaactcaaatacaaaatctttaattaaagaaaaagcgATTTTATCAATTCCC
Proteins encoded in this region:
- the LOC101264529 gene encoding uncharacterized protein, which codes for MASDEEDIGVPEMHPNKRVKTLTLSSPESSPSSSDKGKSKLELSNLETEQDCCGICLTETGHGTTIIRGVIDCCNHYFCFVCIIEWSKVESRCPMCKRRFSIIRRPARPPIFPSERVVNVPVRDQVYHCHGNATTGPRDLYAEVQCNVCHSTADDVLLLLCDLCDTAYHTYCVGLGATVPEGDWFCADCALLKAEQAQSDIKTDCCTQTSFGEPQSAESTRQVSIYDIVRESRVDGVESTPTGALDASDSSSRIESRRQSTSRSSSIRLGSVGNNGVAGRTTKFNARTLGHCRNVHDRIRILREHWNGFRSGSLRFPSSKVTNASSAKLKPVRGSNSAERPLVCCSSQPRTSQPSNQNRPDSKGPTEVKKAWKMMNMAKAIEQNSVGNKSSVQASKHSVQKNTSYKEASESSSTSIKMKIEQHRPPYIQNVGPGSHSENDVCKLDIGSKGASGVYKGSSMSCRPLYSELVSSRESQNSLQPYVCDANNGLPWKNKSCAGATHLSSSIRLTSISTTVGHEKEISSSSNSIVNPQEKLKVEKSVTKRRVEVKSDAKTEIQSLVKLNLKILCGDKKLEVDTFKQVARVATHSILAACGLEHKTHGISSLPECVCVHSEEDKELSRSTLMPKSCRECFFLFVKNVVNTVLLDKR